Proteins found in one Nostoc sp. NIES-3756 genomic segment:
- a CDS encoding GGDEF domain-containing protein yields MNMKILVFGSYDFIKKLPDQIHESATDNLVAITDFHQAVAQIQTASPDVIFVQASLNGSIELCGWLKEQTQLSCIHCILVEDRPHQLVQRSENGWEWDLDMTTAALHQGADAYIWQVQTEETATHHLMLGQLTVGLRKAQKYRDLLEKNHILSAIALADSLTDLNNRRALEWELPRQITKARNQNIPMSLLILDVDYFKRVNDQYGHLVGDRLLQLLCTRLRHNLRSQDTPFRYGGEEFVVLLAHTTGEEALIVGERLKRIVGEQPFGINSKLTIDITISLGVASLENDDDEQGMSLLHRADQCLLAAKKSGRNRVMGWHHLSPSPTLEAVS; encoded by the coding sequence ATGAATATGAAAATTCTGGTCTTTGGAAGTTACGACTTTATTAAAAAACTTCCCGATCAGATCCATGAGAGCGCTACTGATAATTTGGTAGCAATTACGGATTTTCACCAGGCAGTAGCACAAATACAAACTGCGTCACCTGATGTCATATTTGTGCAGGCAAGTCTCAATGGTAGTATTGAACTTTGTGGCTGGTTAAAAGAACAAACTCAGTTATCTTGTATACACTGTATTTTAGTAGAAGATCGTCCGCACCAACTAGTACAGCGAAGTGAAAACGGTTGGGAGTGGGACTTAGATATGACAACCGCAGCACTTCATCAAGGCGCGGATGCGTATATTTGGCAAGTGCAGACAGAAGAAACAGCTACCCACCATCTAATGTTAGGTCAATTAACAGTAGGTTTACGTAAAGCCCAAAAATACCGCGATTTGCTTGAGAAAAACCATATTTTATCAGCGATCGCTTTGGCTGATTCGTTGACAGATTTAAATAATCGTCGTGCGTTGGAATGGGAGCTACCTAGACAAATTACCAAAGCTCGGAATCAAAACATTCCCATGAGTTTGCTGATTTTAGATGTAGATTATTTTAAGAGAGTCAATGATCAGTATGGACATTTAGTAGGCGATCGCTTGTTGCAATTGTTGTGTACACGTCTGCGTCACAACTTACGTTCTCAAGATACCCCATTTCGTTACGGTGGAGAGGAATTTGTTGTCCTTCTAGCTCATACTACTGGTGAGGAGGCGCTGATAGTAGGAGAACGCCTCAAGCGGATAGTAGGTGAACAGCCCTTTGGTATCAATAGTAAGCTGACGATAGATATCACAATCAGCTTGGGTGTTGCTAGTTTGGAAAATGATGATGACGAACAAGGCATGAGCCTGTTACATCGTGCCGATCAATGTTTACTTGCAGCTAAAAAATCAGGACGAAACCGCGTCATGGGTTGGCATCATTTATCGCCATCCCCAACTTTGGAAGCGGTTTCTTAA
- a CDS encoding Uma2 family endonuclease: protein MLLELKQLRIQPGQQLLLEDVSWQQFENILAELGEHRAARISYSYGLLEIMVPLPEHEKTKEIIGDIVKILLNELSINYDALGSTTLKSEKMRQGIEPDTCFYIQNQAAVIGKNRINLSVDPPPDLAIEIDLTSRTQLDNYQVLGVPELWRYGKQGLQINVLQDGKYVESNVSPTFPDIPIIELINQYVQQSQVVGSSQAIQAFRNWLREHL, encoded by the coding sequence ATGCTTTTAGAGTTAAAACAATTGAGGATTCAACCAGGACAGCAACTGTTACTTGAGGACGTTAGTTGGCAGCAATTTGAAAATATTTTGGCGGAATTAGGAGAACATCGCGCTGCCAGAATTTCCTATAGTTATGGTTTATTAGAAATAATGGTTCCCTTACCTGAACATGAAAAAACCAAAGAAATTATTGGTGATATAGTCAAAATTTTATTAAATGAACTAAGTATCAATTATGATGCTTTAGGTTCAACCACCCTAAAAAGTGAAAAAATGCGTCAGGGAATAGAACCAGATACTTGTTTTTACATTCAAAATCAAGCAGCAGTTATTGGTAAAAACCGCATAAATTTAAGTGTAGACCCACCCCCAGACTTAGCTATAGAGATTGATTTAACTTCTCGGACGCAATTAGATAATTACCAAGTTTTGGGAGTACCAGAACTTTGGCGATATGGCAAACAAGGCTTACAAATTAACGTCTTGCAAGATGGGAAATATGTAGAGTCAAATGTTAGTCCTACTTTTCCAGATATTCCGATAATTGAACTAATAAATCAATACGTCCAGCAAAGCCAAGTTGTTGGTAGCAGCCAAGCAATTCAAGCTTTTAGAAATTGGCTGCGTGAGCATCTTTAA
- a CDS encoding site-specific integrase encodes MREKQKQVTPTDLGNHLIGYERLLDFFKEAQQQTPKGIGLKKDSKASGTYVLLQFKLGDKRVAKACSCAFTMDGIANALRKAKQVSEALTKFTSETEFLAWYDTNIIEKTQVKNDLITFVEAIKLVEDSYWNSYTKKRQPRDRNNPSHQSCWYEVYYCFYKFLPMNNTINLTDMMDVVNSKERGSKRFKDCVSAMKRLCEVTDNNKLRDELGKLDVAQTKFKENLQSISLEDFFALREEILDVPENDARSNINTRKQWLFVFSMQVVYGLRISEVFAVQNIDKPYKTKDGVIIAALNDPNNKDMVAVVGKETLLGTTTKTGYRLAVPLIPPTYPDLIEKLEIKSGELPVFNLNSQNPNSIRAYISQRAYRVLIRWTKNSKFTQTHALRHLANLNGMMAGIPLEKRAMSLGHSPTMNDTVYKKRQTTKTTLDLLTQSTNQAIPLQSAVAIAQQFGCTDDKSIKLLAAIYNVSEVEISNVMQIR; translated from the coding sequence ATGAGAGAAAAACAGAAGCAAGTTACGCCAACTGATTTAGGTAATCATCTAATCGGTTATGAGCGTTTACTGGACTTCTTTAAAGAAGCGCAACAACAAACACCTAAAGGTATAGGACTCAAAAAGGATAGTAAAGCAAGCGGTACTTATGTATTACTACAATTCAAGCTTGGTGATAAGCGTGTAGCTAAAGCTTGTAGTTGTGCTTTTACGATGGATGGTATAGCTAACGCACTTAGAAAAGCTAAACAAGTTAGTGAAGCATTAACTAAGTTCACCAGTGAGACAGAGTTTTTAGCTTGGTACGATACAAACATAATAGAAAAAACCCAAGTCAAGAATGACCTAATTACATTCGTTGAAGCTATTAAGCTTGTAGAAGATAGTTATTGGAATAGCTACACCAAGAAACGTCAACCACGAGATAGAAATAATCCCAGTCATCAATCATGCTGGTATGAAGTTTACTACTGTTTCTATAAGTTCCTACCGATGAATAACACCATCAATCTCACCGATATGATGGATGTTGTCAACAGCAAAGAAAGAGGTAGCAAGCGTTTCAAAGATTGCGTTTCAGCAATGAAGAGACTTTGTGAGGTAACAGACAATAATAAGTTACGGGATGAGTTAGGAAAGCTTGACGTAGCACAAACTAAATTCAAAGAAAACCTTCAAAGCATTTCACTAGAAGATTTTTTTGCTTTAAGAGAAGAAATTCTAGATGTTCCTGAAAACGATGCACGATCCAATATCAATACACGTAAGCAATGGTTATTTGTGTTTTCAATGCAAGTAGTCTATGGTTTACGTATATCGGAAGTGTTTGCAGTTCAAAATATTGATAAACCATACAAAACCAAAGATGGTGTGATCATAGCTGCGCTTAACGACCCAAACAATAAAGATATGGTAGCGGTTGTAGGTAAAGAAACATTGCTAGGTACTACCACTAAAACTGGTTATCGTTTAGCAGTTCCGCTAATTCCCCCTACCTATCCTGATTTGATTGAGAAGTTAGAGATTAAGTCAGGTGAGTTGCCAGTTTTCAATTTGAACTCACAAAACCCAAATTCAATTAGAGCATACATTAGTCAACGAGCTTACCGAGTATTAATCAGGTGGACGAAAAACTCAAAGTTCACTCAAACTCATGCTTTACGACACCTAGCTAACCTTAACGGGATGATGGCGGGAATACCGTTAGAAAAAAGAGCAATGTCATTAGGTCACAGTCCTACAATGAATGACACAGTGTACAAGAAACGCCAAACCACTAAGACAACTCTGGACTTACTAACGCAGTCTACCAACCAAGCTATTCCATTACAGTCAGCAGTTGCGATCGCTCAACAGTTTGGTTGTACTGATGATAAGTCAATTAAGTTACTAGCTGCTATCTACAACGTTTCAGAAGTTGAGATAAGTAACGTTATGCAGATACGTTAA
- a CDS encoding DNA primase family protein, producing the protein MINNYYNQFPYNQDEENNDLQKEEYCPAPLLMPIDKDINQHIQPINDDITVTSKYKQDKQGLNPKPDIIGRDIAEQYKNKLLFNSENSCWMIYGLENDGVWKAVNDHYIERLINDELKQRQIAGYSSHSYITNIICKMRMELTEQSWQAGINKNLLPFQNCILDITTGNILNHSPKYKFTWCLSRNFETFNNGFITIDKWFDEATNNNGSIKEILLCYLAAILKGRADLQQFLHLIGSGGTGKSTFIGLAQSLIGSNNVCTATLRDFCGNKFGAANAYGKRLVVFPDQDKYNGDLQKFKSLTGQDEILAEEKFKQPFQFKFDGMVIMASNLPVFNCNNSSWLTRRQILIPFNNPVDKSKRRDLEKEFQPELNALTQYLLNIPNDQVTQILRNAVDNPELAQHNLEQQIASNSIAAWINECIIRDVNSNTQIGSNKADSNTLFGNYSIWCRNSGSTPDNLRSFSQNILDFCNSAMGWNEIKKARNSKGYYIRGLRLRELGKDDDISSPLISVESQLHSEG; encoded by the coding sequence ATGATTAATAACTATTATAACCAGTTTCCTTATAATCAAGATGAAGAAAACAATGATTTACAAAAGGAAGAATATTGCCCAGCACCGTTGTTAATGCCAATAGATAAGGATATCAATCAACATATACAACCAATTAATGATGACATTACAGTTACTTCTAAATATAAACAAGATAAACAAGGTTTAAATCCAAAACCAGATATTATAGGTCGAGACATAGCTGAACAATATAAAAATAAATTATTATTCAATTCTGAAAATAGTTGTTGGATGATTTATGGTTTAGAGAATGATGGAGTATGGAAAGCAGTTAATGATCATTATATTGAAAGGTTAATTAACGATGAATTAAAACAAAGACAGATAGCTGGTTATAGTAGTCATAGCTACATAACTAACATTATCTGTAAGATGAGAATGGAATTAACAGAGCAATCTTGGCAAGCTGGAATAAATAAAAACTTACTACCCTTTCAAAATTGTATTTTAGATATAACAACAGGAAACATACTAAATCATTCACCTAAATATAAATTTACTTGGTGTTTGTCGCGTAATTTTGAAACTTTTAACAATGGTTTTATAACTATTGATAAATGGTTTGATGAAGCAACAAACAATAATGGCTCAATTAAAGAAATTTTATTATGTTACTTGGCTGCAATTCTAAAAGGTCGTGCTGACCTCCAACAGTTCTTACATCTAATTGGTTCTGGTGGTACAGGTAAAAGTACATTTATTGGACTGGCACAATCACTCATAGGTAGTAACAACGTATGTACAGCTACCCTTAGAGACTTTTGTGGAAATAAATTTGGAGCAGCTAACGCTTATGGAAAAAGATTAGTAGTATTTCCAGATCAAGATAAATACAATGGAGATTTACAAAAGTTTAAGTCACTCACAGGACAGGATGAGATTCTAGCAGAAGAAAAATTTAAACAACCGTTTCAATTCAAATTTGATGGTATGGTAATTATGGCATCAAACCTTCCTGTGTTTAATTGCAATAATTCATCTTGGTTGACAAGGAGACAAATCTTAATTCCTTTCAATAACCCTGTAGATAAAAGTAAACGTAGAGACTTAGAAAAAGAGTTCCAACCAGAGTTAAACGCATTAACCCAATATTTACTTAATATTCCTAATGACCAAGTTACTCAAATATTGAGGAATGCAGTAGATAATCCAGAATTAGCTCAACATAATTTAGAGCAACAAATAGCTAGTAATTCTATAGCGGCTTGGATTAATGAGTGCATTATTCGAGATGTAAATAGTAACACACAAATAGGTAGTAATAAGGCAGATAGTAATACTTTATTTGGTAACTACTCAATATGGTGTCGTAATTCTGGTAGCACTCCTGACAATTTGCGTAGCTTCAGCCAAAATATACTAGATTTCTGTAACTCTGCTATGGGGTGGAATGAGATAAAAAAAGCTCGTAACAGCAAAGGTTACTACATTCGTGGTTTAAGATTACGCGAACTTGGTAAAGATGATGATATTTCTTCACCATTAATCAGTGTAGAGTCTCAACTACATAGTGAAGGGTGA
- a CDS encoding murein hydrolase activator EnvC family protein, with protein MKASIVRQTRLLRLCIGLCCVLYVLLTTMPVFANTSPSIDTLKQQKQQIQQERQNIVQERDRLTNLQKAAQSRLTGIAKNLQTTNSQIQDSELRLQQASQHLQQLEANLAVTQRAYEERQVATVARLRYLQRSPVRQGWAVLLQSRDISDFISRRHQLKLVYQADQQILAKLSAQADRIYKQKTGVEEQKNEIALIREQLLAQKADYQTQAQTQSELIQRLNSDRFALEAAQNQLERDSKSLETLIQQKIAEAKATEEAQAKTNIRTNVLIKGTGLFALPSDAPTSSPFGWRVHPILGYRRFHAGLDFAAGYGSTIRAADSGTVIMAGWYGGYGRTVIISHGNGITTLYGHTSQLYVSEGQTVQKGQAIAAVGSTGLSTGPHLHFEVRRNGTPVNPTNYL; from the coding sequence ATGAAAGCGTCAATTGTTCGTCAAACAAGACTTTTGAGATTATGTATTGGATTATGCTGTGTTTTGTATGTGTTATTGACAACCATGCCAGTATTCGCTAATACATCACCTTCAATTGACACGCTAAAACAGCAAAAGCAACAGATTCAGCAGGAACGCCAAAATATTGTACAAGAACGCGATCGCCTGACTAATCTCCAAAAAGCGGCACAAAGTCGTCTCACTGGTATTGCTAAAAACTTGCAAACTACAAATAGTCAAATTCAGGATAGTGAATTACGATTACAGCAAGCTTCCCAGCACCTACAACAGCTAGAGGCAAATTTAGCTGTGACACAACGGGCTTACGAAGAACGTCAAGTAGCAACTGTAGCACGGTTGCGTTATCTCCAGCGATCGCCTGTCAGGCAAGGATGGGCTGTTTTACTACAAAGCCGAGATATTAGTGATTTTATCAGCCGCCGTCATCAGTTGAAATTAGTTTATCAGGCTGACCAGCAGATTTTGGCGAAACTCAGTGCGCAAGCAGACAGAATTTACAAGCAAAAGACAGGGGTAGAAGAACAAAAGAACGAAATTGCTTTAATTAGGGAACAATTACTAGCACAAAAAGCCGATTATCAAACTCAAGCACAAACACAGTCAGAATTGATACAGCGTTTAAATAGCGATCGCTTCGCCTTAGAGGCTGCACAAAATCAACTAGAAAGGGATTCCAAAAGTTTAGAAACTTTAATTCAGCAAAAGATAGCCGAAGCTAAAGCAACAGAAGAAGCGCAAGCAAAAACCAACATCAGAACCAACGTTCTCATTAAGGGAACAGGCTTGTTTGCCTTACCTAGCGATGCACCTACAAGTAGTCCCTTCGGTTGGCGGGTACATCCCATTCTCGGTTATCGTCGCTTTCATGCAGGCTTAGATTTTGCTGCTGGTTATGGCAGTACAATTAGGGCTGCCGATTCAGGAACAGTAATTATGGCTGGTTGGTATGGAGGTTATGGTAGGACTGTAATTATCAGTCACGGCAATGGGATAACTACACTTTACGGACACACCAGTCAATTGTACGTTTCTGAGGGGCAAACAGTACAAAAAGGACAGGCGATCGCGGCTGTGGGTTCCACTGGCTTATCTACCGGGCCACACCTCCATTTTGAAGTACGACGCAACGGTACACCAGTGAACCCTACAAATTATCTATAG
- a CDS encoding MFS transporter — MDYVSIETTTPLTSEILQVTPPEATLTLTTEPSLRIPKDAIRTSLKASTIDSVFATVYSLGTSGILLSNFLIELDASPVVFGMLSSIPMLVNLIQPLGAYLSERTTSRFQYSMWIFGTARFLWLILLIGVILFNWGSFSPQQLEILTLSILLVTNLLGGLGSPSWLSWLAMIVPRRLRGRYFGLRNSAASLTNLICVPLAGLLVSHWYGGTIQGFGIVLLISILSGFLSLGCQYFKVDVNPQLQNAISYAGRNAIAQPPQTTKVSHIVEPATTSEITPPQNDSPSIWKNSNFLMFLFYFGCWMLAVNISSPFFNLYMLDTLNLDVSWVTLYGSLQAGANLLMLIVWGKLADKIGNRRILIIIGILVALTPLLWLGIGADNWGIWIWFPLLHILLGGVWAAIDLCNNNIQLSIAPIKNQSIYFAIASAVAGVSGALGTTIGSIIAQFPQYGGLFAVFILSTGLRLVALMPLFFVQEPGK, encoded by the coding sequence ATGGATTATGTATCTATTGAGACTACGACTCCTCTGACTTCAGAAATTCTCCAAGTTACTCCACCAGAAGCAACACTTACCCTTACTACTGAACCAAGTCTCCGCATTCCCAAGGATGCGATACGCACAAGTTTAAAAGCATCAACTATAGATTCTGTATTCGCCACAGTCTATTCTTTGGGTACTAGTGGCATTTTGCTGAGTAATTTTTTAATAGAGTTAGATGCTAGCCCAGTAGTATTTGGGATGTTGTCTTCTATTCCCATGTTGGTGAATTTGATTCAGCCTTTGGGTGCTTACTTATCTGAGCGCACCACCAGCCGTTTTCAATATTCTATGTGGATTTTTGGCACTGCTCGGTTCTTGTGGCTGATTTTATTGATTGGAGTGATTTTATTTAACTGGGGAAGCTTTAGTCCTCAACAATTAGAAATATTAACATTATCAATTTTATTAGTCACTAATTTGTTGGGAGGCTTGGGAAGCCCATCTTGGTTAAGTTGGTTAGCCATGATTGTACCTCGGCGTTTACGCGGTAGGTATTTTGGATTACGTAATAGTGCAGCTAGTTTAACCAACTTGATTTGTGTCCCTTTAGCTGGCTTGCTTGTCTCTCACTGGTACGGTGGAACTATTCAAGGTTTTGGAATCGTACTTTTAATTAGTATTCTGTCTGGGTTTTTGAGTTTGGGGTGTCAGTACTTCAAAGTAGATGTAAATCCCCAATTGCAAAATGCGATCAGCTACGCTGGGCGGAACGCCATCGCACAACCTCCCCAAACCACTAAAGTTAGTCATATAGTCGAACCTGCTACTACCAGCGAAATCACTCCGCCACAAAATGATTCACCCAGCATTTGGAAAAACTCTAACTTTTTAATGTTTTTGTTTTATTTCGGTTGCTGGATGCTAGCTGTCAACATTAGCTCTCCGTTCTTTAATCTTTACATGCTAGATACCCTCAATCTAGATGTAAGTTGGGTAACACTTTACGGTAGTCTCCAAGCGGGAGCAAATTTGCTCATGCTAATTGTGTGGGGGAAATTAGCAGATAAGATAGGCAATCGACGTATTTTAATTATTATTGGCATTTTAGTAGCACTAACGCCATTACTCTGGTTAGGAATTGGTGCAGATAATTGGGGTATTTGGATATGGTTTCCTTTATTACATATTCTGCTCGGTGGAGTCTGGGCAGCAATCGATTTATGCAATAACAATATCCAGCTAAGTATTGCCCCAATTAAAAACCAGTCAATTTATTTTGCGATCGCTTCTGCTGTGGCTGGTGTAAGTGGTGCTTTAGGCACAACCATAGGTAGTATTATTGCTCAATTCCCTCAATACGGAGGTTTATTCGCAGTATTCATTCTATCTACTGGCTTGCGCTTAGTCGCCCTGATGCCGTTGTTTTTCGTCCAAGAACCAGGTAAGTAG
- the thrC gene encoding threonine synthase: MTLSLSVAKSHRQPWPGLIEAYREYLPVTENTPVVTLLEGNTPLIPVPAIAERIGRQVTVFVKYDGLNPTGSFKDRGMTMAISKAKEAGAKAVICASTGNTSAAAAAYARRGGMKAFVLIPDGYVALGKLAQALLYGAEVLAIKGNFDRALEIVREMAESYPITLVNSVNPYRLEGQKTGAFEVVDALGNAPDWLCIPVGNAGNITAYWMGFCQYHQAGKCDRLPQMMGFQAAGAAPLVNGQPVAHPETIATAIRIGNPASWDKAVAAQTASQGNFNAVTDEEILDAYRLLASSEGIFCEPASAASVAGLLKVKDQVPTGATVVCILTGNGLKDPDTAIKHSNSQFKQGIEADLGSVAKAMGF; encoded by the coding sequence GTGACTTTGAGCTTGTCTGTTGCTAAATCTCATCGCCAACCCTGGCCCGGACTGATAGAAGCCTATCGTGAGTATCTACCTGTCACTGAAAATACACCAGTTGTGACATTGTTAGAAGGTAACACTCCGCTAATTCCCGTGCCTGCGATCGCAGAACGTATCGGCAGACAAGTCACTGTATTTGTAAAATATGATGGTCTTAACCCCACTGGCAGCTTCAAGGATAGGGGTATGACTATGGCGATTTCTAAAGCGAAGGAAGCTGGAGCCAAAGCGGTAATTTGTGCGAGTACAGGTAATACCTCAGCCGCCGCCGCAGCTTATGCACGGCGTGGGGGGATGAAGGCTTTTGTATTAATTCCTGATGGTTATGTAGCATTGGGTAAGTTAGCGCAAGCACTACTTTATGGTGCGGAAGTATTGGCAATCAAGGGTAATTTTGATAGAGCCTTAGAAATTGTCCGTGAGATGGCGGAAAGCTACCCCATTACCTTAGTCAATTCAGTCAACCCCTACCGTTTAGAAGGACAGAAAACAGGAGCCTTTGAGGTTGTAGATGCTTTAGGTAATGCCCCAGACTGGTTATGTATACCAGTGGGCAATGCAGGCAACATCACAGCATATTGGATGGGTTTTTGTCAATATCATCAAGCTGGGAAATGCGATCGCCTACCCCAAATGATGGGATTCCAAGCCGCAGGTGCAGCACCCCTAGTCAATGGACAACCTGTCGCCCATCCCGAAACCATCGCCACAGCCATCCGTATTGGCAACCCCGCCAGCTGGGATAAAGCAGTGGCTGCCCAAACAGCCAGCCAGGGCAACTTTAACGCCGTCACTGATGAAGAAATCCTCGATGCTTACCGCCTGTTAGCATCATCAGAAGGTATTTTCTGTGAACCCGCCAGCGCCGCTTCCGTCGCCGGCTTGTTGAAAGTCAAAGACCAAGTACCCACAGGCGCAACAGTAGTATGTATCCTCACAGGTAACGGTTTAAAAGATCCAGATACTGCAATTAAGCACAGCAATAGCCAGTTTAAACAAGGCATTGAAGCCGATTTAGGATCTGTAGCCAAGGCGATGGGATTTTAA
- a CDS encoding GAF domain-containing sensor histidine kinase, producing MLEPENKLFALKDGWVSQDSREQQRLKALLELGLRQPETIPVFEEATQTAAHFLEAPISILGFIDQERHWFKSAVGLSRLGLMNQLAQSRQLIRQESFCTQVVESHQILAINDTHKITNSTLAAGKLIQDYGIRAYLGAPLIDAAGNCLGALAVMDLVPRNFTTRDIEFLQIIARWSMSEFERNRLLMQGKPEPSSFKSAPSFTMYEEANDVKVTSPSAEKRPDSTKQVKIELLAQLTQELRTPLTSVLGMASVLGREIYGPLSTKQREYVDIIQHSGRYLLSLVNEIAELGAIDENAHVLNITPVDIEMLCQQAINTLEEAANRREQDIRLSIEPGRSRIWPLDKDKVRQMLYHLIFSVIQLSATGSIVRIHVSYKENTLNITVWVSHPWLGDGMTDVDPYLRLNSLSVMDLTSEADFYDMPAEFREEVGSVPVTLEKLQTLGDSFSDTLDVESDSNSTKGKGSLSRESLGLLLSCQLAELHGGQISIQGSPESGHRYLVSLPLQVTKASEVSEI from the coding sequence ATGTTAGAGCCGGAAAACAAGTTATTTGCCCTCAAAGATGGTTGGGTTTCTCAAGACTCCAGAGAACAACAACGTCTCAAAGCACTATTAGAATTAGGTTTGCGACAACCAGAAACGATACCAGTCTTTGAAGAGGCGACTCAAACTGCTGCTCATTTTTTGGAAGCACCTATTTCTATTTTGGGTTTTATAGATCAAGAACGTCACTGGTTTAAATCGGCGGTAGGCTTATCTAGGCTAGGGTTGATGAATCAATTAGCGCAAAGTCGTCAGTTGATACGCCAGGAATCTTTCTGCACCCAAGTAGTAGAAAGTCATCAAATACTTGCTATCAACGATACCCATAAAATTACCAACTCTACACTTGCGGCTGGTAAGTTGATTCAAGATTATGGCATTCGTGCATATTTAGGCGCACCCTTAATTGATGCGGCTGGTAATTGCCTTGGTGCATTAGCCGTCATGGATTTAGTACCACGCAATTTTACAACTAGAGATATTGAATTTTTACAAATTATCGCTCGTTGGAGCATGAGTGAGTTTGAGCGTAACCGTCTACTCATGCAAGGAAAACCAGAGCCAAGTAGCTTCAAGAGCGCTCCTAGCTTCACTATGTATGAAGAAGCTAATGATGTTAAAGTTACATCGCCTAGCGCAGAAAAACGTCCTGATTCAACAAAGCAAGTCAAAATAGAACTTTTAGCCCAACTCACCCAAGAATTACGGACACCTTTGACATCTGTGTTAGGGATGGCAAGTGTTTTAGGACGCGAGATTTACGGGCCATTATCAACTAAGCAGCGAGAATATGTAGATATTATCCAACACAGTGGGCGTTATTTACTTTCTCTAGTGAATGAAATTGCTGAACTAGGCGCAATCGATGAAAATGCCCATGTACTCAATATCACTCCTGTAGATATTGAAATGCTGTGTCAACAAGCAATCAATACTTTAGAAGAAGCAGCTAACCGTCGGGAACAAGATATTCGTTTGTCTATAGAACCAGGGCGTAGCCGTATTTGGCCTTTAGACAAGGACAAAGTACGACAAATGTTGTATCACCTCATTTTTAGTGTGATTCAATTGTCTGCTACTGGCAGTATTGTGCGTATCCATGTGTCATATAAAGAAAATACGCTTAATATAACAGTTTGGGTTTCCCATCCTTGGTTAGGAGATGGTATGACTGATGTTGATCCTTACTTGAGGCTTAATTCATTGTCTGTAATGGATTTAACCAGTGAAGCAGACTTTTACGATATGCCTGCTGAATTTCGAGAAGAAGTGGGAAGTGTACCAGTGACATTGGAGAAGTTACAAACGTTGGGTGATTCTTTCTCTGATACTTTGGACGTAGAATCTGATAGTAACTCGACCAAAGGTAAAGGAAGTTTGTCTCGTGAAAGCTTAGGTTTATTGTTGAGTTGTCAACTGGCAGAACTGCATGGTGGACAAATTTCTATTCAAGGTTCGCCAGAATCAGGACATCGCTATTTGGTCAGCTTACCATTACAAGTAACTAAAGCTTCAGAAGTCAGTGAGATTTAG
- a CDS encoding Txe/YoeB family addiction module toxin, with amino-acid sequence MEDKKVFKKILDLVKDIQRDPFSGIGKPEPLKYELQGYWSRRITEEHRLVYKVEEDLLIILSCKYHYDE; translated from the coding sequence ATAGAAGACAAAAAGGTTTTTAAGAAAATATTAGATTTGGTTAAGGATATACAAAGAGACCCTTTTTCTGGCATAGGGAAACCAGAACCTCTTAAATATGAGTTACAGGGCTATTGGTCAAGACGAATTACAGAAGAACATAGATTAGTTTACAAGGTAGAGGAAGATTTATTAATTATTCTGTCTTGTAAATATCATTATGATGAATAA